A DNA window from Lagenorhynchus albirostris chromosome 5, mLagAlb1.1, whole genome shotgun sequence contains the following coding sequences:
- the NR1I2 gene encoding LOW QUALITY PROTEIN: nuclear receptor subfamily 1 group I member 2 (The sequence of the model RefSeq protein was modified relative to this genomic sequence to represent the inferred CDS: deleted 2 bases in 2 codons; substituted 1 base at 1 genomic stop codon) yields MKRNAQLWCPVQKGTYEMTRKTRRQRQACACRLRKLLENGCRKDMVMSDVAVEQERALIRRKRREQIGTQPPGAKALTEEQRMMIRELITAQVKTSDGIFTRFKNFRLRELVASGLQNSESLQTQSNEEAAKWYKIREDLRSVKASLQLRGEDGSIXNYKPTADNSGKEISSLLPHMADTSTYVFKGIINFAKVISYFRDLLIEDQISLLKADAFELCPLRFNTMFNAETRTWECGQLSYCLETLQGGFQQLLLEPVLKFHYMRKKLQLHKEEYVLMQAISLFSPDRPGVGQCRLLDQLQEWFAITLKAYIKCNRPRPAHRFLFLKIMAMLTELRSINVQHTQRLLHTQDIHPFATPLTQKLFSITNG; encoded by the exons ATGAAACGCAACGCCCAGCTCTGGTGCCCTGTCCAGAAAGGCACCTACGAGATGACCCGGAAGACTCGGCGGCAGCGCCAGGCCTGC GCCTGCCGCCTGCGCAAGCTCCTGGAGAACGGCTGCAGGAAAGACA TGGTCATGTCTGACGTGGCCGTGGAGCAGGAGCGGGCCTTGatcaggaggaagaggagagaacagaTTGGGACTCAGCCCCCTGGAGCCAAGGCTCTGACTGAAGAGCAGCGGATGATGATCAGGGAGTTGATAACCGCTCAGGTGAAAACCTCTGATGGCATCTTCACGCGCTTCAAGAATTTCCGG CTCAGAGAACTGGTAGCCAGTGGCCTCCAAA ATTCGGAGTCTCTGCAGACTCAGTCGAATGAAGAAGCTGCCAAGTGGTACAAGATCAGGGAAGATCTACGTTCAGTGAAGGCCTCCCTGCAGCTGCGGGGGGAAGACGGCAGCATCTGAAACTACAAGCCCACAGCCGACAATAGTGGGAAAGAGATCTCTTCCCTGTTGCCCCACATGGCTGACACGTCAACCTACGTGTTCAAAGGCATCATCAACTTTGCCAAAGTCATT TCCTATTTCAG GGACCTGCTCATTGAGGACCAGATCTCCCTGCTGAAGGCGGACGCCTTTGAGCTGTGCCCGCTGAGATTCAACACGATGTTCAACGCAGAGACCAGGACCTGGGAGTGTGGTCAGCTGTCCTACTGCTTGGAAACCCTGCAA G GTGGCTTCCAGCAGCTTCTGCTGGAGCCCGTATTGAAATTCCACTACATGCGGAAGAAGCTGCAGCTGCATAAGGAGGAGTATGTGTTGATGCAGGccatctccctcttctctccag ACCGCCCGGGTGTGGGGCAGTGCCGCTTGCTGGACCAGCTGCAGGAGTGGTTCGCCATTACTCTGAAGGCCTACATCAAGTGCAACCGGCCCCGGCCCGCCCACCG GTTCCTGTTCCTGAAGATCATGGCTATGCTCACCGAGCTCCGCAGCATCAACGTCCAGCACACCCAGCGGCTGCTGCACACCCAGGACATTCACCCCTTCGCTACCCCACTCACGCAGAAGTTGTTCAGCATCACAAATGGCTGA